A region of the Mangifera indica cultivar Alphonso chromosome 10, CATAS_Mindica_2.1, whole genome shotgun sequence genome:
AAGTGATGAAGGAAATACTTACAAATCGTTCATATGCATGAACATGGCCAGCAAAAACGACGTCGACTCGTGCCTTATACAGCAACTTCTCCATTGATTTTCTCATGGATTCTCCCTCCCCTTGATGAGCAGTGTTAGTATTATACCAAGGCGCATGTAGAAGAGCAATAACCCAGGGAGTCTTCTTTCTGTCAATCTTCGATAAATCAGATTCAAGCCACTTGTACTGAGCTGAATCGCCATCGAAATCTGTGTAACTTCCCAGCATTATAATATGAGTCCCAGCAACATCAAATGAGTAGTACAAATTTGATGAAGATCCGCTCTCTTCATACGGCATTCGCCAACGGGCGTTGTATGCCTTGAAGGCGTGCGGTTGGATTATTGGGAAGGTTTCAATCTCATGGTTGCCTTCTGTCACCATCCATGGCCGGGCGCTGGCGAATGGCTCAACCAGGCGGCCGAAGGAATCCCAAAGGGTTTGATGGGTATCTGCATATGATAGATCGCCTGGTAGCAAAAAGACATCGTAGTCTTTGCTTCCAACATGTGCTAGAGTTGAATTGGTCCATTCTGTTTGCCCAAGGTCTCCTGTTTGTAACAAATTCATAAtaccataattaaaaaaaaacccacaaacgtccaagaaaaataacaatattctctagaaaaataaaggtaagatcattacaattaaaaaagagGAGTGAGAAGAAAGTGGGCTCTAGAtattaatatagtttaattttcttttgaatgtcAACTACGAATCTCAATAGTCCTTTACTTAAAACTCCCGGTTATCTTTATACTcgcaaagaaaaagagagaagaaatcAGCAAAAACAAAGTAGAGATTACACTTGAAATTAATACCAAATGCTAGATAAATCttaaaccaaattcaaaatttggtaAAAGTCGTTCATTTATAAGTAGTAGTATATACTTTTTATCTTCAACCTAATTTTCTTGTTTGGGGGTCTTGCCTAACCCTTAAGCAATACGCTCATTAACTTGGGGATTTGGGACAAAGAAAAGGCATCTTTCGTAAGCCCAGAAAGCAACATGGAAAACGAAAACATATCTACTTTGTTTGAATAAAACGTGTAAGTAGTTGTCACCCACCGCAAATCAAACTCTACCAACTTTTGCTCAACCAAATGTGTAAACTTTTCAAGTCATCTCATATTCTAACCACTCTTAGCTTTTTTGTTCTCCTCTCTTCGTTGTGTTTGAGCGTGTTGATATATAGATCTAGATCAGTGTCTACTTACCCACCACTGCGAATTCAATAGGAAAAGTTGGCGGGGGAGTCTTGAATGAAAACTCGGGGCCAAAACCTCCACATCTGTAATAATAAACCGTGTCTGGTTGCAGTGGCCCAATCCTGACGTGATGTATTTTGCTGGAACTATAAAAGAAGTAATTATATGAGGTAGTCTCTCCAGTTGCCATTCCATTATATTCACCAGGCACTTCTCCATATTCTACAATCGATGGTACCTTCTCATCCTCAGTAATCCAAGATACTCTAATGTAATCTTTACCAGCTAAGGATACATGCACCTAAAATCattcaaagagaaaaagaagaaaagacgCAGTAAgttataaaatgatgatatattgtCTATATATAGACTGTTAAAGAAGAGACAGACCTGTTGAGGGTCGGATTCAGATCGTTTGTGTTGAGATAACACCAGACCTTTTGCTGGGGGGCGGATGTAACCATGGGGTAATGCATAAGATGTAAGGATTTGAGGGAAAATGCAAATGGTTAGAAGATTAGGGAGAACAGGTGACAGCAATTTTTCcatcatatttctttttttgtttaaggATTCATGAATCGGGATTAAGGACGGGGAGGGGAACGACATAAAAAAGGGTTTCGATGGTTGGAAAAAAAGTAAGTTTTTAATTGCAATGGCGTGAACTACGTTGATTTAAGAATCTTATTTTTGGATATGCTTACGGCCATTGATGCACGGAATTCCACCCTCCCCTCGACGCTATTTATCCATTGGCCGCAGCTGGCTAGATAGTCCAAGATTTTGCTTCATTTATCTACCACCACACAAAAATTTCCTGAACAATTCATTTATTCTTAATTGTATAaggcattttaaaattatacatgtagTACTTATGTCTTAATTATAAACcctattttattactatttcattcatcatttttaatggaattaattttcaattttcactcCATCCTTTCCTATTCCTGACATCAACTTTTACATACatgaattttgtatataaatatttatttatcctcTTTATGCTTTGTACAAAGAGGATACTTGTGTGTGTtcctgttaaaaaaaaagactcaTCCATGGCAATGTGGGTGTGTATGTCATGAACAAAAATAACCCCTAATCTAAATATATCCTATGCATCTTCCTCTTCCAATAAAAGACTCATCGATGGCAGTGTGTGTGTGTCATGAACAAAAATACCTCATAATCTAAATATATTCTATACATCTTCCTCTTCCAATAAAAGACTCACCGATGGCATTGTACATGTGCGCGTGCATGAGTGTGAAAAAATACCTATACATTGATGGCAGTCTCTTtatcttcattctttttattattgacaacgTTTACTCAATCTTGTCTCTACCTTCATAAACAAGAGGTGATAGTCAACAATGATCAATTTAAGGTATTTCTTCTATGTTAATTGATGTTATTGGTACGTTATAATAtgttgattgaatattttaataaatttagtcaaaaacaaaaaagtctAAACACAATCAACTTTTTCTTGTCGAAACCATGGTAAaagctttttattttcaactaGATTTATTGGGTGAATTTGTGGTGATATGGATGTGTGTGTGTAAAAATACCTATACATCGATGACAGTCTCTCCATCTTCATTCTCTTTATCGTTGACAACATTCACTCAATTTTGTGTCCACCTTCATAAACGAAAGGTGAAAGTCAACAACGATCAATATAAGGTATATTTTCTATGTTGATCAATGTTATGGCTACATTATAATAGATTGATTGAATACTTCCATAAATCTAGTGAAAAATGAAATGTCTAAACACAACCAACATTTTCTTGTCGAAACCATGGTAAAagcttttaattttcaactagaTTTATTGGGTAAATTTGTGTTGATATAGATGTGTTTATTGGGTAAATTATGTAGTACAATATTTTAGAAGTAAAagtaatttaaagattaacaGAACAAACAGAGATGAAAccttaaaacaaaaactaagaaaaaaggTACAACAATCTAAAACTAAGTTTAGAGTTCGTCATTAAGGCTAATCGAAGAACATTCctttgatatgcttaaactctcCAACCAAATCTCATCAGTCGTAATAAAGTCGGATTCATTGTTACGATGCCACGACCAATGGGCACGACTTTTGTCTAATATCCTCAACCTTCCATGGCCAAAGCTTGGCTCCCGAAACAACGATAGAGGGGATGTTGGCTTCTTAAAACTGAAAGACAACAAGATGAATTCAATTATCTCTTTGAAATTAATTAGGTTAAACTATGTTTCAAGCTGATTAAATTACTAACTATCAAAGAAAACCATTGACAAACATTATTCATTtagaaaatcatcaaaaatttcCCCCATGTAAGaaagcttttttttctttaaaatgatgAGTAACACTATAaacacttataataaatattaatttgggcacgtaattataagattaaaaattttaaataaaaaataaaataaccctaatcatatagtgatatataatcattaattcttaaattaatatttattataagtgtatataattttattagtatcaaaataatttgcatacaattataaaatttagagtaaatttaaaaagcaaaaaaaaattaattcctCTATTAAATGTTATTTGAGACATGTAAATTTgacattcaattcaatttagcATTTGAATGTTaagtttatgaataaattttctATCCTAATAAAAATGCAATTAATCGATTTAGTGACAATAATTACACACTTATTACTTACTTCATTGCGAGTCCTTCTCTATTCCCTCCATCGCCAATTGTTATATAGATAGGACCACAAGGATCAACTTTGTTATTGAATATCCTAGTCTGcaattaatcatatgataatacatcaatattaatatctaaattaatagTCATTATTAACattcatagttttattattaataaaaaataataataaaaacataagtaTCAAAACTTCTCTCGAGATTAGTTATACATATAGAGTTAAATGAGTAAATGGCAAactaatatatgatatatttcaCTACAACAGATATTAAATTTAGGGATGaaacattttacttttaaagatgatattttctatatttaaagACACTTTTTACTTTTAcggacaaatttttttattttttgggataaaaatTTTCGTCAcctattataaaatttgttataatatcTTCAACATATGTTAATATTGTGATTAAACATCTCCTCATATTCCGTTTAATGGGAAGACTCaatgatataagaaaaaaaaataagttcacGTTACAATATGGAGTTTGATCATGTCTAAATGATATTATCGCAACATTGATTGAGAGTTATTACAAGACATAACCTCACAATCAAGGATAAAGAGGGTGGAGCCTCCTTGTcggaattacattttttttatcaatagtTTCGTGTTAACAGACCGGCCAGAGACCCCTTACAAGGTTTAGGGCAAGTCCCATACCAAAATTTAatgacaaatttatttgtaattataatatcttAAATTCTTGTACAAATATAAggttagatttatttattttcatttaacatgcACTCAATGATTAaaaaagcaaagcaaagcacaacaaaacaaaacaaaaaactttgATTAGTGAAGAAGGAAATACTTACAAATCGTTCATACGCATGAACATGGCCAGCAAAAACGACGTCGACTCGTGCCTTATACAGCAACTCCTCCATTGACTTTCTCATGGATTCCCCCTCCCCCTGATGAGCAGTATTAGTATTATACCAAGGCGCATGCAAAAGAGCAACAACCCAGGGCGTCTTCCTTCTGTTAATCTTTGATAAATCAGCTTCAAGCCACTTATACTGAGCTGAATCGCTATCAAAATCTGCGTAACTTCCCAGCATTATAATATGAGTCCCTGCAACATCAAATGAGTAGTACAAATTTGATGAAGATCTACTCTCTTCATACGGCATTCGCCAGCGAGCGTTGTATGCTTTGAAGCCCTCTGGCTCGATGATCGGGAAAGTTTCAACCTCATGGTTGCCCTCTGTCACCTGTAAAATTGTGAATTGAGTTGTAAACTCAAATCAATATACCGTATCACAATATAATACAATCCTAATcttctaaaataagaaaaataatctacaataaattataatcatattaaatcagAATCATATCTAATaagatcaaaatatattttatttaacatcacCATCCATGGCCGGGCGCTGGCATATGGCTCAACCAGGCGGCCGAATGAGTCCCACAGTGGCTGCTGGGCATCTGCATATGATAGATCGCCTGGTAGCAAAAAGACGTCGTAGTCTTTGCTTCCAACATGTGCTAAAGTTGAATTTGTCCATTCTGTTTGTCCAAGGTCTCCTGTATATGTAACAAATTCATATTTGTCAAGACTATAGTTTAAACGATCAAATACcgtaattaaaagaaaaaaaaaacccagaaacgtcaagaaaaatatcaatattctcTTGGAGAATAAAAGTAATAGgattacaattaaaaaagaggagagaaaaggaAGTGGGCTCTGGatattaatattagtttaatcTTCTTTAGAATGTTAACTATGGTTCTCTGTAAAAGTCGTTCATTTGTAAGTAGTAGTAGTATACACTTTTTATCTTCAACCTAATTACTTTTTTGGGGTTCTTGCCTAACTCTTAAGCAATACACTCGTTAACTTGGGGGCTTGGGATAAAGAGAAGGCATCTTTCGTGTACGTCGTAGTCACCCACCACAAATTAAACTCGACCAACTTTTTCTCAACCACATGTTTAAACTTTTCAAGTTACTATCTCATAAATTCTAAcccttattaaaatttataaaaaaaaattggtttgtgtaaaactttaatttatctagtgtgattaaaaaaaatgatcttatcgcttttttctctctctcctgtTATGTCTGAAGACTGTTGATCTTTAGATCTAGATGAGTGTCTACTTACCCACCACTACGAATTCAATCGGAAAAGTTGGAGGGGGTGTCTTGAATGAAAATTCGGGGCCAAAACCTCCACATCTGTAATAATAAACCGTGTCTGGTTTCAGTGGCCCAATCTTGACGTGATGTATTTTGTTGGAGCTATAAAAGAAGTAATCATATGTGGTATTCTCTCCAGTTGCCATTCCATTATATTCACCAGGCACTTCTCCATATTCTACAATCGATGGTACCTTCTTATCCTCCGTAATCCAAGATACTCTAATGTAATCTTTACCAGCTAAGGATATATGCACCTAAAATCATTCAAGGGaaggaaaataaagaagaagaaaagacacAGTAAGCTATAACATGatgatatagtatatatatacactGTTAAAGAAGAGACAGACCTGTTGAGGGTCGGATTCAGATCGTTTGTGCTGAGATAACACCAGACCTTTTGCTGGGGGGCGGATGTAATCATGGGGTAAAGCATAAGAtggaaggatttgagggaaaATGCAAATGGT
Encoded here:
- the LOC123226939 gene encoding purple acid phosphatase 22-like → MSFPSPSLIPIHESLNKKRNMMEKLLSPVLPNLLTICIFPQILTSYALPHGYIRPPAKGLVLSQHKRSESDPQQVHVSLAGKDYIRVSWITEDEKVPSIVEYGEVPGEYNGMATGETTSYNYFFYSSSKIHHVRIGPLQPDTVYYYRCGGFGPEFSFKTPPPTFPIEFAVVGDLGQTEWTNSTLAHVGSKDYDVFLLPGDLSYADTHQTLWDSFGRLVEPFASARPWMVTEGNHEIETFPIIQPHAFKAYNARWRMPYEESGSSSNLYYSFDVAGTHIIMLGSYTDFDGDSAQYKWLESDLSKIDRKKTPWVIALLHAPWYNTNTAHQGEGESMRKSMEKLLYKARVDVVFAGHVHAYERFTRIFNNKADSCGPIYITIGDGGNREELALNFKEPTSPLSLFREPSFGHGRLRILDESHAHWSWHCNNESDSITADEIWFESLSTSKQCSSISLNDEL
- the LOC123226938 gene encoding purple acid phosphatase 22-like, coding for MDVLHAISIKNLHFFQQSKPFFISLPFPYLISVHESLKKKNMMEKLLSPVFPILLTICIFPQILPSYALPHDYIRPPAKGLVLSQHKRSESDPQQVHISLAGKDYIRVSWITEDKKVPSIVEYGEVPGEYNGMATGENTTYDYFFYSSNKIHHVKIGPLKPDTVYYYRCGGFGPEFSFKTPPPTFPIEFVVVGDLGQTEWTNSTLAHVGSKDYDVFLLPGDLSYADAQQPLWDSFGRLVEPYASARPWMVTEGNHEVETFPIIEPEGFKAYNARWRMPYEESRSSSNLYYSFDVAGTHIIMLGSYADFDSDSAQYKWLEADLSKINRRKTPWVVALLHAPWYNTNTAHQGEGESMRKSMEELLYKARVDVVFAGHVHAYERFTRIFNNKVDPCGPIYITIGDGGNREGLAMNFKKPTSPLSLFREPSFGHGRLRILDKSRAHWSWHRNNESDFITTDEIWLESLSISKECSSISLNDEL